In Flavobacteriales bacterium, the genomic stretch TTTTCCTACAGGCTATAATGCGTTCTATATCATGAAGCATGAATTGAGCCAAGGACAATATGCTAGCTTTTTAAATAAACTAACTACAGCTCAAGATGCTAGCCGTTTTTACAATACTACCAGCTACAGACAAACAGTATCAGGTACACCAGGTGGACGTGTTGCTAGTGCCCCAAACCGAGCTATGAACTACACAGATTGGCCAGATTTAGCAGCTTATGCTGATTGGGCAGGACTTAGACCAATGACAGAGTTAGAATTCGAAAAAGCTGCCAGAGGAACAGAATCTAGTGTTACTGGTGAATATGCATGGGGAAACACTTCTTTAACAACTTCTATTTATACATTCTTATATGATGGAGCAGCAAACTCTTCTGTTTCTAACATTTCAACTGGTATTGGTAATGCTCAATATGCAACGACCGACAATAATGCTGTAGGACCTTTAAGATGTGGAATTTTTGCTGCAAGTAGCCCTAACCACACAAGAATAGAAACAGGAAGTAGCTATTATGGAGTCATGGAATTATCAGGAAACGTAATGGAATACTGTGTTACATTAGGACGCGTTGGAGGAAGAAGTTACACTGGAAATCATGGAGATGGTGTATTGAGTTCAAACGGTTTTGCTAATGAAACGACTTGGCCAGGATTAAACTCAGGTGTTGTAAGTCATACCACTGCTAGTTATGGTTTTGGATTAAGAGGAGGATCATTTAACGTTGCGAATACTGCAATGCCTATATCTTATAGAGGATATATGAATACCTCATATTCTAATACCAATTCATATTATACAGGTATTCGATTAGTAAGAACTGCGCCATAATAAGCTCTGTGATTAGACTTCTATACCATTTCTTATTCATTAGCTTATTCATTGTAATAAGTGCTTCTACTTTGTGGAGTCAATCTCCTATGTTTTATGGAGGAGGTGGCAGCTTTTATCCTAGTAATTGCTATGAGGAAAACACCAGTACTACTTACAACATGTACTCAGGAGGCTGGGGAAACTACACTTCAAATTTAGCTTGTCATGAACAAACTTCTGCCGAAGGTAATAGGATATACTATGGTGGTGCTGGAGCTGCTCAACCAAGCTATTGTTTTCTAGAAAACGCAGCTACTCATAACGATCTTTTTTATGGTGGGGATGGAAACTTTTCGAACTTATCTTGTTATCATCAACCTGGACAAAACGCCGCTACAATGTTCTACGGAGGATCGAGCTCTGCCATAGCTTTTTACTGCTATGAACAAAATAACACAATCAGTAACACCATGTTTATGGGAGCGAATGGCTCTAACATATATGTTAATTGTTATGAAGAAGGAATCACTCCTTTTTATAGTATGTATACAGGTGGAGATAGCTACAACAGCAATGTATTGTGTTATGAAGAAACAGATATTGTCAACAACTCTTTTTACAAAGGAGGATCAGGAGATGGCTTTGATGTTAATTGCAGGATTCAAGATCAAGCCTTAGGAAGATTTCTTTTTCAGGGTGGTAATGCTGATGGTTACAGCGTTAATTGTTTTACTCAAAACAACGCCAATGTTATTGGAATGTTTAAAGGAGGGGCAGGAACATCAATAAACTTAAGGTGTTTCCAACAGTTAGACTACTTGATTGTACCTTTGCCTGTTGAAATTTTAGATTTCTATGCTACTAAGACTAAAAAAGAAGTTCTGTTAAATTGGACAACTTCTTCTGAAATTAATTCTTCTCATTTTGAGATAGAAAGAGCTGGTAATGATTTAGTCTTCGACTTTTTAGAGGAGACTTCTGCCGCTGGGAATAGTAGCGAAGAACTCCATTATTCTTTAACAGATTTCAATCCAATTAAAGGGCTTTCCTATTATCGCTTAAAACAAGTTGATTTAGATGGTAGTTTTGTATACAGTAAAATTATTGCTGTCAATTTTAAACATAAGAAAGCTGCTCCATCTTTGATTATTTATCCTAACCCAGCTGAAACAAAAACAACAATCCAATTCAACAGTTTTGATGATGAATTAATTGAACTTTCTGTTTATGATATTTCTGGACTAACTCTTGTTAAGCAGCAAATCAACACTGCTATAGATGGAGCTATTTATGAATTCATCTTTTCTAATCGATTAATCCCTGGAACTTATATTATCTCGGCAAGAGGTGTTAACACTCAAACGATCATCAATCAGAAACTCATAATTCATTAAATACTGCCATAACTCATATAATTGAAAAATATTATAATTATTTTTGTGGCTAAATTTAGTTGTTATGAGTATCGAAGAAAGAGAAAAAGAAGTCATTGAAGAGTTTTCATTTTTTGATGACTGGATGGACAAGTATGAGCACATCATTGAATTAGGAAAGGACCTACCATTAATAAATACTACTTATAAAACTGACGATTACTTAATCAAAGGCTGTCAATCCAGAGTATGGGTAAATGCCGACTATGATGGGACGAATGTGAGTTTTACTGCAGACAGTGACGCTATTATCACCAAAGGTATCATTGCTTTATTGATAAGGGTTTTAAGTAACCAAACTCCTAATGAAATCCTTAATGCTAAACTAAATTTTGTAAAAGAAATTGGCCTACAAGACCATCTATCTCCAACAAGAGCAAATGGTTTGCTGGGAATGATCAAACAAATTAAGACCTACGCTTTAATTTACGCTAAGAAGGGATAAAATATGCATTGGGACAAATTGACACACGACGAAATCAACAATAGAATTCAACAAGCTATTGGCGAAAATATTAATTATAGAGATACTCCATTATTAGGAATTCCAGGATCTTTTCTTGATGAAGAAGAATTCTACCCTGAAGCTCCTTTTCTTGAAGACTCACCATTTTTGGCCACTTTTGTAAACAACCCCAACCATATTGGTTGTCATACGGTTACCAAAGAGAAGTCTGAACCTTTTTTTAGGGGAACTCAAAAATTAGAATTAGAAGTCATTAAAATTTGTGCTGAAGAAATCTTAAAAGGAGAAGAGGATCAACAAGATGGTTATATAGCCCCAGGTGGTACGGAAGCAAACCTTCAAGCGATTTGGCTTTATAGAAATTACTTTCAAAAAGAATACAATGCTACAATTGATGAAATAGCCTTAGTCTACTCTGAAGACAGTCACTATTCTATGCCCAAAGCAGCTAATGTGCTAGGATTAAACCAATATGTGATTGCCGTAGATTTTGAATCTAGACAAATAGATCTCGCAGACCTTGACCAACAGATAAAAGCCGCTCAAACAAAAGGAGTTAAATACTTTATCGTGATTCAGAATATGGCAACGACCATGTTTGGATCAGTTGATCAAATAGATCGAGTAACCAACTATTTAGTCGAAGAGAACATCAACTTCAAACTTCATATTGATGGAGCTTTTGGTGGGTTTATTTACCCTTTTACCAACCCTAAAAACCCCTTAAATTTTACCAACAAACATATTTCATCGTTTACTTTAGATGGTCATAAGATGTTGCAAACCCCCTATGGAACAGGTATCTTTTTGATTAGAAAAGGCTACATGCAATA encodes the following:
- a CDS encoding formylglycine-generating enzyme family protein, coding for MKKHTLSLLGLFTLFIQICFANNVTVDNVSITGQNSVSNYKFVEFDLSWENSWRTSAGPSNWDAVWVFCKYRATSSSTWSHATLNTTAGNHTAPSGSTITPSPDGMGTFIYQNADGAGNVDFDNVQLRWEYGTDGLLDNDSVEICVFAIEMVYIPTAAFTLGDGNSISLESTGAFHSPYNTSNPVTISTTLVSDVHTDAGYDDSQLTGNATLGIGIDGDGGIDTNDDGTIDNTSFPTGYNAFYIMKHELSQGQYASFLNKLTTAQDASRFYNTTSYRQTVSGTPGGRVASAPNRAMNYTDWPDLAAYADWAGLRPMTELEFEKAARGTESSVTGEYAWGNTSLTTSIYTFLYDGAANSSVSNISTGIGNAQYATTDNNAVGPLRCGIFAASSPNHTRIETGSSYYGVMELSGNVMEYCVTLGRVGGRSYTGNHGDGVLSSNGFANETTWPGLNSGVVSHTTASYGFGLRGGSFNVANTAMPISYRGYMNTSYSNTNSYYTGIRLVRTAP
- a CDS encoding T9SS type A sorting domain-containing protein, translating into MIRLLYHFLFISLFIVISASTLWSQSPMFYGGGGSFYPSNCYEENTSTTYNMYSGGWGNYTSNLACHEQTSAEGNRIYYGGAGAAQPSYCFLENAATHNDLFYGGDGNFSNLSCYHQPGQNAATMFYGGSSSAIAFYCYEQNNTISNTMFMGANGSNIYVNCYEEGITPFYSMYTGGDSYNSNVLCYEETDIVNNSFYKGGSGDGFDVNCRIQDQALGRFLFQGGNADGYSVNCFTQNNANVIGMFKGGAGTSINLRCFQQLDYLIVPLPVEILDFYATKTKKEVLLNWTTSSEINSSHFEIERAGNDLVFDFLEETSAAGNSSEELHYSLTDFNPIKGLSYYRLKQVDLDGSFVYSKIIAVNFKHKKAAPSLIIYPNPAETKTTIQFNSFDDELIELSVYDISGLTLVKQQINTAIDGAIYEFIFSNRLIPGTYIISARGVNTQTIINQKLIIH
- a CDS encoding SufE family protein — encoded protein: MSIEEREKEVIEEFSFFDDWMDKYEHIIELGKDLPLINTTYKTDDYLIKGCQSRVWVNADYDGTNVSFTADSDAIITKGIIALLIRVLSNQTPNEILNAKLNFVKEIGLQDHLSPTRANGLLGMIKQIKTYALIYAKKG
- a CDS encoding pyridoxal-dependent decarboxylase, with protein sequence MHWDKLTHDEINNRIQQAIGENINYRDTPLLGIPGSFLDEEEFYPEAPFLEDSPFLATFVNNPNHIGCHTVTKEKSEPFFRGTQKLELEVIKICAEEILKGEEDQQDGYIAPGGTEANLQAIWLYRNYFQKEYNATIDEIALVYSEDSHYSMPKAANVLGLNQYVIAVDFESRQIDLADLDQQIKAAQTKGVKYFIVIQNMATTMFGSVDQIDRVTNYLVEENINFKLHIDGAFGGFIYPFTNPKNPLNFTNKHISSFTLDGHKMLQTPYGTGIFLIRKGYMQYGLTDEAKYVSGKDYTICGSRSGANAISIWMTLMTHGSMGWTVKMEHLLDKTASVCSKLDKLGIEYFREPKVNLITIKAPYISTQLARKYNLIPNTSDEQPQWWKIVVMQHVKKGVLQQFLNELQAERSLINGI